Genomic DNA from Mycolicibacterium helvum:
AAGGCTGTCGTGGAGAATTTTCACGACAACATCGACCAGCTGTACGGATAATCGTGCGGAGGTGTGGCGCGCTGATCGCGGCGGTGGCGGCCGCGCTGGCGTCCGCGGCGCCCGCGCATGCCGACGCACCCGTCCCGCAGGCCGGCGCGCCGTGCCCGCAGGACTTCGCCGATGTGATGACGCAACTGCCCGGCGGCGCGGACTTCCTGGTGTGCCAGGCGGTGCCGGATCAGCCGGGGCGCTGGGCGCCGGTGGTCACGCCGTTCGATCCCGCCAGCAGGTGGCTGAGCTACGGGCCGGAGATCACGTTACATGGCCAGGGTTTTCGTAACCCGAACCTGCGCTCGGGACAGTGGACCGCCACCCCGCTGGACCCGGCAACGGAGTGTGCAGCTGATCAAGTCACCGTGGTGAGTGCGGGAGTGCTTGCGCCCCTGGTTCATTCACAGGGTCAGCCGGGTCAGCCGTTGCGCCTGGACGTGTTGCCCAAGCTGTTCACCATCGTGCTGAGTGGCGAATGCCTGTGGTCGCAGGAGGGCGAGTAGCGCAGGCGTCCTGACGTCAGGTGCCCTCGAGGTGAGCCGGTGGCGATCCGTCAAGTGGTCTCCAGGGGCGGGGGGCCCGGTGGCCCAAGGGGGTGGCCACGTCGCGTAGCCCGCCCCTGGAGACCCGCTTGTGTCGGTCAGGCTTCGGCTTGATCTATCACGGGGACCCGACCGGTCGGAAGTGCTCACAGCTCCGCCAGAAATGTACGACACCCAGCGACGGCAGGAAGCCGACTTCGCAAGAAAAATTGACGAATCAGTAAGAGGAGCTCTACCAGGTCACCGGCAGTGCGACCAGGCCGTGCGACAGAGAGTGGAAGCCGGCGGTCATGGTCGAGGGATCAGCGTTCAGCTTCAGGGTTGGGAACCGAGGAATGAGCTGGGAGTAGACGGTCTTGAGTTCCAGGCGCGCCAGCGCCGCGCCGATGCAGTAGTGCAGGCCGTAGCCGAATCCGACGTGGGCCGCGCCGGTGCGGGAGAGATCGACCCGATCGGGGTCGGCGAAGAACTCGGGGTCGTGATTGGCCGCGCCGGGATCCAACAGGACGAGGTCGCCGGCCCGAATGGTGACACCCTCGGCGTCGATATCGGCGCGGGCGTACCGCGGGACGCCGACACCGCCGGTCATACCGGCGCGCAGGATTTCCTCGACCGCCTTGGGGATCAAGTCGGGGTCGGCCAGTAGGGCCTGCCATTGCTCGGGATTGGTCAGCAGCAACAGTGAGCCCACCCAGATCTGCGTCACCGTGGTCTCGTGTCCGGCGAACAGCAGTTGCATTGCCAGCGTGGCGATTTCGAAATCGGCGAGATCGGGCTCATCGCACAGCCGGGAGATGACGTCGTCATCGGGCTTCGCGCGCTTGGCGGCCACCAATTCCATGCCGTAGCCGAGGAGCTTTTCGAGGCCTTTCAGCGAGACGTCATCGTCGGGCGAGAACGCGGCGTCATCAACCCAAGCCCGGAACCGATCCCGGTCGTCGTACGGCACGCCCAGCAGATCGCAGATCACCAGAATCGGCAGTTGCTGAGCCAGGCTCGTCAGCAGGTCCGCCGGTGAGCCCTGCTTCTCCATATCGTCGAGCAGGCCGGCGCACAGTCCCTCGACCTTCGGCTGCAGGGTGCGCATGTGCCGAGGCCCGAAGTGCGGTTGCAGCAGCCGGCGCATGCGGGCGTGGTCGGCAGGCTCGGAGTCGAAATCGCCGATCGGGCCGCCGAACAACGCCGACGTCCGGCTGCGCGGAGCGTTGGCGGGGTCACGGTGGGTGCGGCCCAGCCGTTCGTCATCCATCAGCCGGCGCACCAGGGTGTAGCCGGTGACCAGCCAGGCTTCGTCGCCGACCGCGGTGAGGACTTTGTGAATCGGCCCGGTGCCCTGCAGGGCGAGCAGCTGGTCGGGGGAGTGCAGGGGATGACTCTGGCGAAACGGCAGCTGCGCGGTGGCGGTCACGGTGGCAGCCTACGACGGAGCGGCGCTGCGAAAGCGGAGTTTTAAGACTATTGGTCTTGTTGGCCTCCCTCGGCAGCGAAACGGACGGGTCGGCCCCCGGACAGCCTTAGGATCGAGCCGTGGCTCACCCGGACCGTCGCAGCCTGAGCGCACTCCTTGGTTTGTGCGCGGCGCCGCTTTCGGTCGCCCTGTGCCTTCCCCTGACTGCTTCCGCTGACTCGCCGTCCTGGAATGGTGAGTATGCGATCACGTTCATCGTCGGTCCCAAAGCCGGAACGAGCATGGCGGCGGGTCAGCCCGAGCAGCAGCACACCGAGACCTACGGACTCCAATCGAGCTGTACAGGCGGAAAGTGCACCGCCACGATCACGAGCGGTCCTCCGCCGAGCAACCCGACGGTTCCGCAGCCCATTCAATTCACCTGGGACGGTTCGTCGTGGACGCAAGCCAACGATTTCCAATGGCAATGCATGATGCCCGACGAGACGATCCAATGGAGTCCGGCCCACGCCGACGTGCGTTACACACCCCAACCTGACGGGTCCCTTTCCGGCGTCATGCACACCGAGATTTTGAGCGGCGCGTGCCAGGGCACAGTTGACATGGAGATGACCGCCGAGCGCACGTAGGAACTGGCCACGCTGCTGTGGACTCTGGTCCGGAGGGATCGTATGGGTGGCATGTTCACTCAGGTCACCGGAAAAGGTACAGCTGACTGAGGTCGGCGGTCTACGCTCGGCTGGCGGTGCCTGATCGCACCGCGGTGGAGGTCGCGGCGGGGATATGAAGGCCAGCAAGGGGTTTACCCCGAAGGCGACACGAACGACCGTACTGTTATGCCTGCTTCTCGTGATCGCGCTCGGCAC
This window encodes:
- a CDS encoding cytochrome P450 — translated: MHSPDQLLALQGTGPIHKVLTAVGDEAWLVTGYTLVRRLMDDERLGRTHRDPANAPRSRTSALFGGPIGDFDSEPADHARMRRLLQPHFGPRHMRTLQPKVEGLCAGLLDDMEKQGSPADLLTSLAQQLPILVICDLLGVPYDDRDRFRAWVDDAAFSPDDDVSLKGLEKLLGYGMELVAAKRAKPDDDVISRLCDEPDLADFEIATLAMQLLFAGHETTVTQIWVGSLLLLTNPEQWQALLADPDLIPKAVEEILRAGMTGGVGVPRYARADIDAEGVTIRAGDLVLLDPGAANHDPEFFADPDRVDLSRTGAAHVGFGYGLHYCIGAALARLELKTVYSQLIPRFPTLKLNADPSTMTAGFHSLSHGLVALPVTW
- a CDS encoding Rv2253 family sensor-like surface protein; the encoded protein is MAHPDRRSLSALLGLCAAPLSVALCLPLTASADSPSWNGEYAITFIVGPKAGTSMAAGQPEQQHTETYGLQSSCTGGKCTATITSGPPPSNPTVPQPIQFTWDGSSWTQANDFQWQCMMPDETIQWSPAHADVRYTPQPDGSLSGVMHTEILSGACQGTVDMEMTAERT